TGTGACGACCTCTTCGATCTGGATGAAAAGGGCGAACTCGACCGCCTGCTGGGTCTCAACGGCGAATCGTCTCGATAAGCTCCAAAGCCAGTTCAACCTTGCCGAAAGGAGGCATCAGATACCAGCCGCCGACCCGTCCACGGCCGGCCTCCACCAGTTCCCGCGCCACCGCCATTCCCTCGCGCACACCTTCGGCCCCGCTTTTCCCCCGCATCCGCTGCCGCACCTCATCCGGAAGCACGATCCCTGGCACCTCGTTATGCAGAAACTCGGCATTGCGCTCGCTCACCAGAGGCAGAATGCCGACCAGCACCGGTACGCCGAGCGGCGCGGTGCGGAGGAGCAACTCCTCGAGTACCCTCCGGTCATAGACCGGCTGCGTCTGCACGAAACGGGCTCCCGCCGCAACTTTCTTCTCCAGGCGCCGCAACTGCCCCTGCATGCTCGGCAGATTGGGGTTGAAGGCGGCGCCGAGCAGGAAATCGGTGTGCCCCTGCAGGTCGCTGCCGAGCAGGGTCCTGCCCTGGTTCAGGGCCGTGAGCAGTTCCAGCAGCCCCACCGAGTTGAGATCGAAGACGCTGGTCGCCCCCGCCTCCCCTCCCACCGATACGGGATCACCGGTCACCGCCAGAATGTTGCGCAGACCCAGCAGGTGTGCCCCCATCAATTCGGAATGCAGTCCGATCAGGTTGCGGTCGCGACAGGTCACATGGGCGATGACTTCGAGGCCGGCCTCTTCCTGGATGCGCCTCGCCAGGGCCAGATTACCCAGACGGATGCGGGCCAGGGGGTTCTCTGCCAGACTGATGGCATCGACCTGCGCCGCGGCCAGCGCCTGCGCCGCGGCGATCACCTTGCTGCAGTCCAGCCCCCGCGGCGGGTCGAGCTCGACCGTGATGACCGGCCGTTCGCCCCAGGCATCGATGAACGTCCGCAGCGGCCCGGCAGCGGCGACCGGCGGCGCCGGCGTTGCCGGAGAGGCCACCGGGCGGGGCTGCCGTCCCGGCTTCAGGCCGGCCACGGCGTCGGCCAGCGCCCGGATATGTTCCGGGGTGGTACCGCAGCATCCCCCCACCAGAGCGGCCCCGGCGCGCACCATCTCCCGCCCCATGCCGGCAAAGTATTCGGGGGTCGCCAGATAGATGAAGCGGCCGTCGAGATACTGGGGGAAACCGGAATTGGCGAAGGCCGAAAGGGGCAGAGCGGTAACCGCCGCCAGCCGGGAGAGAACCTTCAGCAGGTCGCGGGGTCCCGACCCGCAGTTGGCCCCGAGCACCGCTACCCCCGCCCCGGAAAGACGCCTGGCCACTTCCTCGGCCGCCGCGCCGTCGCGGGTGCGACCTTCCTCGAGGAAGGCCATTTGCGCCACCGCCGGCAGTCCGATACCGGCGGCCACCTGCACGGCCAGTTCCAGATCATCCAGACAGGCAAAGGTCTCGAGCAGGAAGAGATCGACCCCGCCTTCGGCCAGCGCTTCCATCTGCTCGTGCAGCACCGCCTGTTTTTCCGTCGGGGAAAGCTCCCGCAGTTCACCGCGCGGCAGCGTCAGCGGTCCGACCGACCCGGCGACGAAGCGCTCCGGTCCGGCCGCCGCTCTGGCCAGGCGGGCACCGGCGACATTGATTGCCCGGGTCTTTTTCTCCAGACCGACCGCAGCCAGGCGCACCGAGCTGGCGCCGAAGGTGTTGCTTTCGAGCAACTGGGCTCCGGCGTGCACGTAGTCGTCGTGCACCTGGCGCACCATTTCCGGGCGGACCAGGTTCAGGTATTCGAAGTTCGTCTCCAGGGGGATCCCCCGGCTGTAAAGAAGCGTCCCCATGGCACCATCGCCGATAATGACTTGATCGGCCAGGCGCTGGAGAAACTGGGCTGTTCGCGGCTGGTAATTCGTGTTCATGGGTCTCGATTCGCCAAATCCCGAGTCGGGGCTGAGTTCCAAGGCCGGACTGCTGACCACCCGTTATGCCATAAAACGATGCGAAAAGAAAGGCTCGGTCAAGTTTTACCACGGGACAGGGTGAAGCTTCCGCTGGTCGGCAAAAACCGACGGCCCCGGACCTTTTCCCAAGGTCCGGGGCCGTCGGCAGATCAAAGGCCGCCGGCCAACGCGGCAAACCGCGATGCCCTGCGCAAATTCAGACGTTTATTACTCCCCGGGAGTCTTTTCCCGCAGGATGGCCGTATAGAAGAGATGGCCCTCCGATTCAGCTGCGGAGAGAGAAAGCTCCAGAGGGAAGGAGGAACCGCTCCGCCGGCGTCCCGGAATCCGGTGCGTTTTGCGGATCAGTTCTTCGGCTTGCTGCTGGAGGTACGCCTCCGCTCCCGCTTCGCGCAACGACTGACACTCTTCGTGAATGAACCGGTCGATGGTCATGCCGAGAGCCTCGCGCTTGCTGTAGCCGAACATCCGCTCGGCCTCGCGATTAAAGAGGATGATCTGGCCGTTGCTGAGAAAGGAGACAATGCCGTCCCGGGCCGTTTCGGTAAGCAAGCGGAACCGCTTTTCCGACTCTTCCAGATGCTGACTCTTCTCCTGCAGGTTGTCCATCATTTCGTTGAAACCGTCGATCAAAGCCCCGATTTCGTCACGGCCGCGGCGCGGAATCTTCGTCTCGAAACGCCCGGTGAGGATTATCTCACGAATCCCCTCGCCGAGGCGGGTCAGCGGAACAGTCACCGTCATCCGGGTCAGCAGTCCCAGGGCGGTGATGAGCACCAGGATGAGGCTGCCGGTATAAAAAAAGTCGTTGCGAACGTTGGCATAGATTTGCCGATAAAGCTTCTCCATGGGAATGGTCACCGAGGCGGCGCCGATGATTTCACCGATCTTGTAGTTATATGCCTGATCCTTCTCCTCGGGGAATAGTCGTTTGATGTAGTCGGGAGCGGCCTGCGGGTCGCCGTGGCATTCCAGGCAGCTCTGTTCGGCCCGAAACGGCTGCATATAGCGGAATACCGGCTCGCCCTGGATGGTGGTGACGGCGTAGTACTCCTTCAGATAAGGGCTGAGGTAAAACTTCTGCAGGGCTGCGGATTCGAAGGTGTCGGGCGCGTTTTTCTGGTTTCGGTAGCGATCGGAGACCTGGCGGATTCGGTAGTCGAGGTCGCGGGCCACCAGTTCGCCGATGCGTGTCGAAGCGACCACGGGGATCAGGCCGTAGCGGTCGACGGAAAGTTCGACCTGGCCGATCTGCAACTGGTCGGAAATGTACTCGCGGGCGCGGATTGCCTCGGAGGCGATGATGCGTGCCTTTTCCACCGACTCGGCGATGATGAAGCCTTTGTGCAACCGGTAATCGATGTAGGTGGCCAGGGCAAAGAAGGTGAGAACGATCGCCGTGACGACGACAGTGAGCTTGTTGAGCAGTCCCAGATTGCGGAACAGAGCCATGGCGAAAAATCCCTTCCGGCCAGATAGTTGGCATTTATTCTACCCACAAACCGGGCTATTGCAAGAATCCGGAGCGCCCTCAGCCTTCCCCATCGCAAACGCGCCGGAGAAACTGGCGCAGAATCGCCGCGGTCAGCCCCCAGATCTCATGCACGCCCGCCGTGCAGAAGTGAACGGGATGGATGCGCCCCTGGTGGCGCCAGTCCTCCTGTCGCCAGATGGCCGGATCGCGCAGGGTCGCCAGCGGCACCTCGATCACCTCGGCTATCTCCCGGGCATCGACCCGGAAGCGGTAGGGCCAGGGGAAGGTGCCGACAAAGGGAACGACGTGGTAGCCGTACACCGAGACGAAATCGTCGAGCCGTCCCAGAACGGTCACGTCGGCCGGCCGGATTCCCATCTCTTCCTCGGTTTCGCGCAGCGCCGTCGCCAGCAGGTCGACGTCGTCCGGCTGCCGGCGGCCGCCGGGAAAGGAGATTTCGCCCCGGTGGTGATTTAGGTGTTCGGTGCGCCGGGTGAACAGGACGGTATCCGCCCCCTCCCGAACGTAGAGGGGGAGCAGGACGGCAGCCGGCCGCAGTCCTTCGGGGTCGATGAAGCGGAGCGGGTGCCCGGCCAGCGCCCTTGCGATCCTGGCGGGGTCGAGCATCAGGCGGACAGCGCCCGGCCGTTCTCCCGCAGGGCGGCGATGGTGGCGGCGTAGTCGGGGGTGCCAAAGACGGCGCTGCCGGCC
This genomic stretch from Desulfuromonadales bacterium harbors:
- a CDS encoding DUF3365 domain-containing protein; its protein translation is MALFRNLGLLNKLTVVVTAIVLTFFALATYIDYRLHKGFIIAESVEKARIIASEAIRAREYISDQLQIGQVELSVDRYGLIPVVASTRIGELVARDLDYRIRQVSDRYRNQKNAPDTFESAALQKFYLSPYLKEYYAVTTIQGEPVFRYMQPFRAEQSCLECHGDPQAAPDYIKRLFPEEKDQAYNYKIGEIIGAASVTIPMEKLYRQIYANVRNDFFYTGSLILVLITALGLLTRMTVTVPLTRLGEGIREIILTGRFETKIPRRGRDEIGALIDGFNEMMDNLQEKSQHLEESEKRFRLLTETARDGIVSFLSNGQIILFNREAERMFGYSKREALGMTIDRFIHEECQSLREAGAEAYLQQQAEELIRKTHRIPGRRRSGSSFPLELSLSAAESEGHLFYTAILREKTPGE
- a CDS encoding bifunctional homocysteine S-methyltransferase/methylenetetrahydrofolate reductase, with the translated sequence MNTNYQPRTAQFLQRLADQVIIGDGAMGTLLYSRGIPLETNFEYLNLVRPEMVRQVHDDYVHAGAQLLESNTFGASSVRLAAVGLEKKTRAINVAGARLARAAAGPERFVAGSVGPLTLPRGELRELSPTEKQAVLHEQMEALAEGGVDLFLLETFACLDDLELAVQVAAGIGLPAVAQMAFLEEGRTRDGAAAEEVARRLSGAGVAVLGANCGSGPRDLLKVLSRLAAVTALPLSAFANSGFPQYLDGRFIYLATPEYFAGMGREMVRAGAALVGGCCGTTPEHIRALADAVAGLKPGRQPRPVASPATPAPPVAAAGPLRTFIDAWGERPVITVELDPPRGLDCSKVIAAAQALAAAQVDAISLAENPLARIRLGNLALARRIQEEAGLEVIAHVTCRDRNLIGLHSELMGAHLLGLRNILAVTGDPVSVGGEAGATSVFDLNSVGLLELLTALNQGRTLLGSDLQGHTDFLLGAAFNPNLPSMQGQLRRLEKKVAAGARFVQTQPVYDRRVLEELLLRTAPLGVPVLVGILPLVSERNAEFLHNEVPGIVLPDEVRQRMRGKSGAEGVREGMAVARELVEAGRGRVGGWYLMPPFGKVELALELIETIRR
- a CDS encoding CoA pyrophosphatase, with product MLDPARIARALAGHPLRFIDPEGLRPAAVLLPLYVREGADTVLFTRRTEHLNHHRGEISFPGGRRQPDDVDLLATALRETEEEMGIRPADVTVLGRLDDFVSVYGYHVVPFVGTFPWPYRFRVDAREIAEVIEVPLATLRDPAIWRQEDWRHQGRIHPVHFCTAGVHEIWGLTAAILRQFLRRVCDGEG